Proteins co-encoded in one Metabacillus sp. KUDC1714 genomic window:
- a CDS encoding extracellular solute-binding protein: MKKLMLFVSILSLVFSLAACSSDKTSSSDKIVVWTQAAADHPEGKMFADRVKSYNEAHPDGPIVEIQNITRAGAGSGYIDKLNAAITANDMPDIFTLDGPDIGAYVDSGLLGELDEYMSEGFKDGFTQAIIDQGTVDGKFYGMGYSDSGVAIMYNEDMINALPEDVKALVPSLDQDWTWDQFIELSRKVDEFAKTSDDPAYANYEVAVSLLLTDITAGAYELGTYYFTPLLWGNDANIVAEDGVTVDGVLNSDKSVEALTKYAKLFAEPVLASATESEKTFHSGKSALSVSGFWYVNELINNYPDLKFKTVRYPKMSEDFDGLYTPSGSWAFVRNGQEEDEERIKQTVEVMEWLNNDEASKEYFAKNGSIPTRINSVDAIDTNTDNPYHNDAWTVLKYQVENTNKSRPVSPGYPYLSETFAKDVILKIAQNKATDEATIKQYLDDAAKKIELEFAKYKK; this comes from the coding sequence ATGAAAAAGTTAATGTTGTTTGTTTCAATACTGTCTTTAGTCTTTTCGTTAGCAGCTTGTAGTTCAGACAAAACTAGCAGCAGTGACAAAATTGTAGTTTGGACACAAGCCGCAGCAGATCATCCAGAAGGAAAGATGTTTGCCGACCGAGTAAAGAGCTACAATGAGGCTCATCCAGACGGACCTATAGTCGAAATACAAAACATCACACGTGCAGGAGCTGGTTCAGGCTACATAGATAAGCTGAATGCAGCAATTACAGCAAATGACATGCCTGATATTTTCACATTAGACGGACCTGATATTGGGGCTTACGTTGATTCAGGATTACTTGGTGAACTAGATGAATACATGAGCGAAGGATTCAAAGATGGATTCACGCAAGCGATCATCGACCAAGGAACAGTGGACGGGAAATTCTACGGAATGGGTTATTCAGACTCAGGCGTAGCCATCATGTATAACGAAGACATGATCAATGCATTACCTGAAGATGTAAAAGCATTAGTTCCTTCACTTGATCAAGATTGGACATGGGATCAATTTATTGAGTTATCAAGAAAAGTGGACGAGTTTGCAAAAACGTCGGATGATCCTGCGTATGCAAATTATGAAGTGGCTGTAAGTTTATTACTAACAGACATTACTGCAGGTGCCTATGAATTAGGAACATACTACTTCACACCACTTCTTTGGGGAAATGATGCAAACATCGTCGCTGAAGATGGTGTAACAGTTGATGGCGTATTAAACAGTGACAAAAGTGTAGAAGCATTAACAAAGTATGCGAAATTATTTGCTGAACCAGTACTTGCTAGTGCGACAGAATCAGAAAAAACATTCCATTCAGGAAAATCAGCACTATCTGTTAGCGGATTCTGGTATGTAAATGAACTTATCAATAATTATCCTGATTTAAAATTCAAAACGGTTCGTTATCCAAAAATGAGTGAAGACTTCGACGGGTTATATACACCATCAGGTTCTTGGGCATTTGTTCGTAACGGACAAGAAGAAGACGAAGAACGCATCAAGCAAACCGTTGAAGTCATGGAATGGTTAAATAACGACGAAGCATCAAAAGAATATTTCGCTAAAAACGGTTCCATTCCAACAAGAATCAATTCCGTTGACGCGATTGATACAAATACAGACAACCCATATCACAACGATGCATGGACAGTTTTAAAGTATCAAGTGGAAAACACAAACAAATCTCGTCCTGTATCACCTGGATATCCTTATCTTTCTGAAACCTTTGCAAAAGACGTCATTCTAAAAATCGCTCAAAACAAAGCGACAGATGAAGCAACGATCAAGCAATATTTAGACGATGCAGCGAAGAAAATTGAATTAGAATTTGCAAAGTACAAAAAATAA
- a CDS encoding response regulator transcription factor, protein MGYKVVIADDEKLILKNLAQIIDWQGLDCEIIGTAQNGQEVMEIIKNQQADLLLTDISMPEMSGIELLKTLNQINNKPMVILISGYDDFEYAKEGIKNNAFDYILKPIDYDELEDCVKRALNKLKEQKVSVYEHEKYAIYELITSGKVDAQINNKQALYFSMIVKNYKEDIELIFTKNEDFLSKWNPNLFVYKLSDKEVMVVVEMAKHFINQAADITDAFSQHLLHEGSDQCIVSVGKVGDQLFEIKHSVDAAKELLKYENYISGNVLTEERLKKEYKPSRSAADMMEEALGFIRNNFQTDLGVEQTAEQVGLSVSYFSLLFKQKTGLTFLDYLTNVRMEYACHFLQNTDLKTYEIAEKVGYTDQRYFSQVFKRKTKKTPSEYRKLVKNK, encoded by the coding sequence ATGGGATATAAAGTAGTAATTGCGGATGACGAAAAATTAATCTTAAAAAATCTTGCACAAATCATCGATTGGCAGGGATTAGACTGTGAAATTATTGGGACAGCTCAAAATGGACAAGAAGTCATGGAGATCATCAAAAATCAACAAGCAGATCTACTATTAACAGATATTTCAATGCCAGAAATGAGCGGGATTGAATTGTTAAAGACATTAAATCAGATCAATAATAAGCCAATGGTTATCTTAATAAGCGGTTATGATGATTTTGAATATGCAAAAGAAGGAATTAAAAATAACGCGTTCGACTATATTTTAAAGCCGATTGATTATGACGAATTGGAAGATTGCGTTAAAAGAGCGCTTAACAAATTAAAAGAGCAAAAAGTAAGTGTGTATGAGCATGAGAAATATGCGATTTATGAGCTGATTACATCAGGGAAAGTGGACGCTCAAATCAACAACAAACAAGCTCTTTATTTCTCAATGATTGTAAAAAACTATAAGGAAGACATCGAATTAATTTTTACAAAAAATGAAGACTTTCTTTCTAAGTGGAATCCGAACCTATTTGTTTACAAGCTGTCAGATAAAGAAGTGATGGTAGTCGTTGAAATGGCAAAACACTTCATCAATCAAGCAGCGGATATTACCGATGCATTTTCACAGCATCTTCTTCATGAAGGCTCTGATCAATGCATCGTCTCGGTTGGTAAAGTAGGTGATCAGTTATTTGAAATAAAGCATTCCGTTGATGCTGCCAAGGAATTACTAAAATATGAAAACTATATAAGCGGAAATGTTCTGACAGAAGAGCGGTTAAAGAAAGAATATAAGCCCAGCCGATCAGCTGCAGATATGATGGAAGAGGCACTCGGCTTTATCCGAAATAACTTTCAAACAGATCTTGGCGTGGAACAGACAGCCGAACAAGTAGGATTAAGTGTTAGCTATTTTAGCCTGCTTTTTAAACAAAAAACCGGTCTTACCTTTCTCGATTATTTAACAAATGTCAGAATGGAATATGCATGCCATTTCCTGCAAAATACAGATCTTAAAACATATGAAATTGCCGAAAAAGTCGGCTATACCGATCAGCGCTACTTCAGCCAAGTATTTAAAAGGAAAACGAAAAAAACACCAAGTGAATATCGTAAACTAGTAAAAAATAAGTAG
- a CDS encoding sensor histidine kinase, which yields MIKFQHKLIIAFICFVLIPIIILGVVSYKISSTTLQKNISEQMIQTLKAVDRNLLAAVSEVNSFSDYVVSSSAIQDYLNTQNTSTIYEFYSDQQEIAGKMYGNSQIDNLVLYTLDGNVITYTDDKVTSLDALRSSLFLDEVLQQKGRPVWLTPYENQNLFFSQDYILTQSRVVKDLNTLDNLGYLILQLKLDLFDPIFKDIYGGPSHELIVNKEGTVLYSLNRNFIGKTLDIQSLSEFPTNKSGYLTDEWDDEKSLITYMPSSFETGGNSKLILVSIKPWKIISSDIVNIRNTMLVVVGFTVLTAGLFNLLYLKSISRFIHELLIRMKQVESGRLSKRMGRFKFQELQNISQGFNNMIGKLQQLMSDIETEQERKREAQFKVLQQQINPHFLYNTLESINALSALNGQREISKMTINLGKLLRISINGGYEVKVKDEIRHVISYLEIQKIRFDNRFSFEVDVEEELNNYPVLKLTLQPLVENILIHAFSNRDDEEGLIKIRGTVSNGQGEFWIEDNGKGIDERVLMELNKWKLENYHTQTSNGHGVRNVDERIRLFYGEKYGLIICSTKNEGTLIKISFPIKGD from the coding sequence ATGATAAAATTTCAGCATAAGTTAATTATAGCCTTTATCTGTTTTGTGTTAATTCCGATTATTATACTAGGGGTTGTTTCTTACAAAATTTCATCCACCACGTTACAAAAAAATATTAGTGAGCAAATGATCCAAACTTTAAAGGCGGTTGATCGAAATTTATTAGCCGCTGTTTCTGAAGTGAATTCCTTTTCTGACTATGTTGTTTCATCAAGTGCTATTCAGGACTATTTAAATACACAAAATACGTCCACGATTTATGAATTTTACAGCGATCAGCAGGAAATCGCCGGAAAGATGTATGGAAATTCACAGATTGATAATCTTGTTCTTTATACGCTTGATGGTAATGTGATTACTTATACCGATGATAAGGTTACGAGCTTAGATGCGCTTCGCTCAAGTTTGTTTTTGGATGAGGTTTTACAGCAGAAAGGTCGTCCGGTTTGGTTAACTCCATATGAAAATCAAAACCTTTTTTTTAGTCAGGACTATATTTTAACTCAATCAAGAGTCGTAAAGGATCTTAACACGCTTGATAATTTAGGGTATTTAATACTACAGCTAAAACTAGATTTATTTGATCCGATTTTTAAAGATATTTATGGAGGTCCCAGCCATGAATTGATTGTAAATAAAGAGGGGACCGTGCTTTATTCATTAAATCGGAATTTCATTGGTAAAACTCTGGACATTCAAAGTTTGTCTGAATTTCCAACAAATAAAAGTGGTTACCTCACTGATGAATGGGACGATGAAAAAAGTTTGATTACTTATATGCCGTCTAGTTTTGAAACAGGAGGTAACTCAAAGCTCATCCTAGTATCAATAAAGCCTTGGAAAATAATTTCCAGTGATATCGTCAATATCCGAAACACCATGTTAGTCGTTGTAGGGTTTACGGTGTTAACCGCGGGTTTATTTAATTTATTGTATTTAAAAAGTATTTCTCGTTTTATTCATGAACTGTTAATACGCATGAAACAAGTTGAAAGCGGCAGGCTCAGCAAACGAATGGGGAGATTTAAATTTCAAGAATTACAAAACATTTCTCAGGGCTTTAATAACATGATCGGAAAACTTCAACAATTGATGAGCGACATTGAGACAGAACAGGAACGCAAGCGAGAGGCTCAGTTTAAAGTGCTGCAGCAGCAAATCAATCCTCATTTTTTATACAATACGCTTGAATCAATTAATGCACTCTCCGCTTTAAACGGGCAAAGGGAAATTAGTAAAATGACGATTAACCTCGGTAAGCTGCTGCGCATCAGCATTAATGGAGGTTATGAAGTGAAAGTAAAAGATGAGATCCGTCATGTGATCAGCTATCTGGAAATACAGAAAATAAGATTTGATAATCGTTTTTCTTTCGAAGTAGATGTAGAGGAAGAACTGAATAATTATCCGGTCCTTAAACTAACTCTGCAGCCGCTCGTAGAAAATATTTTAATCCATGCGTTTTCAAACAGAGATGATGAAGAAGGGCTGATTAAGATTAGAGGTACGGTTTCAAACGGCCAAGGTGAGTTTTGGATTGAAGACAATGGTAAGGGTATTGATGAACGTGTACTAATGGAATTAAATAAGTGGAAACTAGAAAATTATCATACTCAAACAAGTAATGGTCACGGTGTACGCAATGTTGATGAGCGGATAAGACTTTTTTATGGAGAGAAATATGGTCTCATCATTTGTTCGACGAAAAATGAGGGTACGTTAATTAAAATTTCATTTCCGATTAAAGGTGATTGA
- a CDS encoding ABC transporter substrate-binding protein: protein MKQFLSISPILIILLLAGCTGNELDQSLIKEDKIELEFFSPKPETEVIFNELIQEFEELHPKVTIKQVIVPEPMTVLKARIARGDIPDLFITYPIEQDYKVRAEKGYLLDLSNEPFIKNIQPTIQNRYLINGKMYGAALTQNAVGVLYNKDHFEELNLSVPNSWNSFVQVLEELKSNGKTALVMPNKDANQASIFNLNLVANEFETSYWEKGEFSIVSDPRWREITEKTLTVLSYVQPNSFEDSYYDVNKKFAKGEGSMYIMGTWALTMIEKSNPYLNYGIFPFPASNQKDHNVLGGVDIGFAISADTKHPEEVKAFLAFLIKRENAQRVSDFEGSISAVKEVTNTHKEGHLIREKIASGQVVNWPNHYWAGGNAAESEFRKYTAQFYYDQNMDDYLKNLEKMFNRYSNAK, encoded by the coding sequence ATGAAGCAATTTCTTTCTATCAGTCCCATTCTTATCATTCTCTTGTTAGCCGGTTGTACAGGAAATGAATTAGATCAATCTCTCATAAAAGAAGATAAGATTGAACTTGAATTTTTTTCACCGAAACCTGAAACAGAAGTGATCTTTAATGAACTCATTCAAGAGTTTGAAGAGCTGCATCCTAAGGTTACGATTAAGCAGGTCATTGTACCTGAACCGATGACAGTGCTAAAAGCAAGAATTGCAAGAGGTGATATTCCAGATCTTTTTATTACTTATCCGATCGAACAAGATTATAAAGTAAGAGCTGAAAAAGGATATCTGCTTGATTTATCAAATGAACCCTTCATTAAAAATATCCAACCCACTATCCAAAATCGTTATCTTATAAACGGAAAGATGTACGGTGCTGCCTTAACGCAAAATGCGGTAGGAGTTCTATATAATAAGGACCATTTCGAAGAATTAAATTTATCGGTTCCTAACAGTTGGAATTCGTTTGTTCAAGTTTTGGAAGAGTTAAAGTCTAATGGAAAAACAGCTTTAGTCATGCCAAACAAAGATGCAAACCAGGCGAGTATTTTTAATCTAAACTTAGTCGCAAATGAATTCGAAACGAGTTATTGGGAAAAGGGTGAATTTTCAATTGTATCTGATCCGAGGTGGAGGGAAATAACAGAAAAAACTCTTACTGTGCTGTCATATGTCCAGCCAAATTCTTTTGAAGACAGCTATTATGATGTAAATAAAAAATTTGCAAAAGGTGAAGGTTCTATGTACATTATGGGAACATGGGCGTTAACGATGATCGAAAAGTCGAATCCTTATTTAAATTATGGCATTTTTCCATTCCCAGCATCGAATCAAAAGGATCATAATGTATTGGGAGGAGTTGATATCGGCTTTGCCATTTCAGCTGATACGAAACATCCTGAAGAAGTAAAAGCATTTTTAGCGTTTTTAATAAAAAGGGAAAACGCTCAAAGAGTTTCCGATTTTGAAGGTTCGATCAGTGCTGTTAAAGAAGTTACAAACACCCATAAAGAAGGTCATTTAATAAGAGAAAAAATTGCAAGCGGGCAAGTAGTAAACTGGCCAAATCATTACTGGGCAGGAGGAAACGCTGCAGAATCCGAGTTTCGAAAATATACGGCACAGTTTTACTATGATCAAAATATGGATGATTATCTTAAGAATCTAGAAAAGATGTTTAACCGCTATTCGAATGCTAAATAA
- the smpB gene encoding SsrA-binding protein SmpB, whose translation MPKGTGKVLAQNKKANHDFSIEETYEAGIVLQGTEIKSIRNGRVQLKDSFARVEHGEVYLHNMHISPYEQGNRYNHEPLRTRKLLLHRREIVKLIGATKEEGYALVPLKMYLKNGYAKVLIGLGKGKRKYDKREDLKKKEAKRDIERAFRERQKE comes from the coding sequence ATGCCTAAAGGAACTGGAAAAGTATTAGCTCAAAACAAAAAGGCTAATCATGATTTCTCAATTGAAGAAACTTATGAAGCCGGCATTGTCCTTCAAGGTACTGAAATAAAATCAATTCGTAACGGTCGAGTACAATTAAAGGATTCCTTCGCACGAGTGGAACATGGCGAAGTATATTTGCACAATATGCACATTAGTCCATATGAGCAAGGGAATCGTTATAACCATGAACCCTTACGTACAAGAAAGCTCTTATTGCATAGACGTGAAATTGTAAAATTAATAGGTGCTACAAAAGAAGAAGGCTATGCATTGGTACCATTGAAAATGTATTTAAAAAATGGTTACGCTAAGGTTTTAATAGGCCTTGGTAAGGGTAAAAGAAAATACGATAAACGTGAGGATTTAAAGAAAAAAGAAGCTAAGCGTGATATCGAACGTGCCTTTAGAGAACGTCAAAAGGAATAG